The following coding sequences lie in one Lolium perenne isolate Kyuss_39 chromosome 2, Kyuss_2.0, whole genome shotgun sequence genomic window:
- the LOC127334747 gene encoding mitochondrial fission protein ELM1, protein MPSRPLWPPEPPGGGDGAPEIFAGGVGTVRRAVVIGNGCAGAENQCLGLVRALGLADRLTLFRIIRPTGGINKWLHFLPISLHKIVDQVLRNIFSNTTFTTLFQGKLLAPYPVSNVQSFGLSSVLEADTSKIVTLVRDTFEKDGLAIVVACGRDTISYASSVRCLAPDNVFVIQIQHPRYRLDRFDLVVTPRHDYYALTAKGQRETPWLFRRWITPREPPGPNVVLTAGALHQADSAALRIAATNWHNELAPLPKPLVVVNIGGPAKNCNYGVELAKQLVSSLHNVANTCGSVRISFSRRTPQKVSDLILKEFSTHPKFYIWDGEEPNPHLGHLAWADAFIITADSVSMLSEACSTGKPVYVVGTEHCRWKFSDFHNTLHKRGAVRPFTGLEDMSNSWSYPPLNDAIDVAARVREVLAERGWTVGQ, encoded by the exons ATGCCTAGTCGGCCTTTGTGGCCGCCGGAGCCGCCGGGCGGGGGGGATGGGGCGCCGGAGATCTTCGCTGGCGGCGTCGGCACGGTGCGCCGCGCCGTCGTCATCGGGAACGGCTGCGCCGGCGCCGAGAACCAGTGCCTCGGCCTCGTGCGCGCCCTCGGCCTCGCCGACCGCCTCACGCTCTTC CGTATTATCAGGCCAACAGGAGGAATCAACAAGTGGCTGCACTTTCTCCCAATCTCCTTGCATAAAATTGTGGACCAAGTACTCAGAAATATATTCTCTAACACGACATTCACAACACTGTTTCAAGGAAAACTGTTGGCACCTTATCCTGTCAGTAATGTGCAATCTTTTGGATTGTCTTCTGTACTGGAAGCAGATACCAGTAAGATAGTGACACTGGTCCGTGATACCTTCGAGAA GGATGGCCTGGCAATAGTTGTTGCTTGTGGCCGTGATACCATATCATATGCAAGCTCTGTAAGGTGTTTAGCTCCAGATAATGTCTTTGTCATTCAG ATACAACACCCCAGGTATCGCCTTGATAGGTTTGATTTGGTGGTGACTCCTCGTCATGATTACTATGCTTTAACTGCAAAGGGACAACGAGAAACTCCGTGGCTTTTCCGGAGATGGATTACTCCACGAGAACCACCTGGGCCAAATGTG GTCCTGACTGCTGGAGCACTTCACCAGGCAGATTCTGCTGCACTACGAATTGCTGCTACAAACTGGCATAATGAACTTGCTCCCTTGCCAAAGCCGTTGGTAGTAGTAAACATTGGAGGACCAGCAA AAAACTGTAATTATGGTGTAGAACTTGCCAAGCAGTTGGTAAGCTCACTGCACAATGTTGCAAATACCTGTGGAAGTGTCAGAATTTCATTTTCCAGGAGAACGCCACAAAAG GTGTCTGATCTTATATTGAAAGAGTTCAGCACACATCCTAAGTTTTACATCTGGGATGGTGAAG AACCTAACCCACACCTAGGGCATCTTGCATGGGCCGATGCTTTCATCATCACAGCAGACTCAGTAAGTATGCTGAGTGAGGCGTGCAGCACTGG GAAGCCTGTCTACGTTGTTGGAACTGAGCATTGCAGGTGGAAATTCTCAGATTTTCACAACACTCTGCATAAACGAGGGGCTGTTCGGCCTTTCACTGGATTGGAAGAT ATGTCAAACAGCTGGAGCTACCCTCCTCTGAACGATGCCATCGATGTGGCTGCACGGGTTCGTGAAGTGCTTGCGGAACGCGGATGGACAGTGGGGCAATAG